A window from Mycolicibacterium tokaiense encodes these proteins:
- a CDS encoding lysophospholipid acyltransferase family protein, which yields MEPVYRFLEVTAESLVAATGTQITFGGLENIPASGPAVVAINHTSYVDWLPAALAVKRRGRRMRFMIKAEMQQVKVVNFLIKRTRTIPVDRSHGSQAYAVAVQRLREGELVGVYPEATISRSFELKDFKSGAARMALEAQVPVVPLIVWGTQQIWTKGHPKQLGRRKFPVTVQAGPALAPVGSAAELEDTMRAAMSAVLTEAQRHHPRPPGAHWLPARLGGTAPTPEEATLLDQAERARRQADGG from the coding sequence ATGGAGCCGGTGTACCGATTCCTCGAAGTGACCGCCGAGTCCCTGGTTGCAGCCACGGGCACGCAGATCACCTTCGGCGGGCTCGAGAACATCCCGGCCTCCGGTCCGGCGGTGGTGGCGATCAACCACACCAGCTACGTCGACTGGCTGCCGGCGGCGCTGGCCGTCAAACGACGTGGCAGGCGGATGCGGTTCATGATCAAGGCCGAGATGCAGCAGGTGAAAGTGGTGAACTTCCTGATCAAGCGGACCAGGACGATTCCGGTGGACCGTTCTCACGGCTCGCAGGCGTATGCGGTTGCCGTGCAACGGCTCCGGGAAGGTGAGCTGGTGGGGGTGTATCCGGAGGCGACCATCAGCCGCAGCTTCGAGCTCAAGGACTTCAAGTCCGGTGCGGCGCGCATGGCGCTGGAGGCCCAGGTGCCCGTGGTGCCTCTGATCGTCTGGGGTACGCAGCAGATCTGGACCAAGGGACATCCGAAACAACTGGGCCGCAGGAAGTTTCCCGTCACTGTGCAAGCGGGGCCCGCGCTGGCGCCGGTCGGCAGTGCGGCCGAGCTCGAGGACACGATGCGAGCGGCCATGTCTGCGGTTCTCACCGAGGCGCAGCGCCACCACCCCCGCCCGCCCGGCGCTCACTGGCTGCCCGCCAGACTGGGCGGCACTGCCCCGACTCCTGAGGAGGCGACCTTGCTCGACCAGGCTGAGCGTGCCCGCAGGCAGGCGGACGGAGGTTGA
- a CDS encoding HAD family hydrolase has product MTDTTPPALIATDVDGTLLDDHERVSPRTRAAVRAAVDAGTTFILATGRPPRWIPPVVDGLGFAPLAVCANGAVVYDPATDRILSARTLSADALAALADIALRVIPGAGLAVERVGRSAHDAATPQFVSSPGYEHAWLNPDNTEVSIEDLLSAPAVKLLIRKAGATSAEMAVELEKHIGTEGDITYSTNNGLIEVVPLGISKATGVEEVAAPLGIGAEGIIAFGDMPNDIPMLRWSGHGVAMGNAHPEAVAAADEVTARNSEDGLALVLERFWS; this is encoded by the coding sequence TTGACCGACACCACCCCACCGGCCCTGATCGCCACGGACGTCGACGGCACCCTGCTCGACGACCACGAGCGGGTGAGCCCGCGTACCCGCGCCGCGGTGCGGGCGGCCGTCGACGCCGGCACGACCTTCATCCTGGCCACCGGACGGCCGCCGCGGTGGATCCCGCCGGTGGTCGACGGGCTCGGCTTCGCACCGCTGGCGGTGTGCGCCAACGGTGCAGTGGTCTACGACCCGGCCACCGATCGGATCCTGTCGGCCCGCACCCTGTCCGCGGATGCGCTGGCCGCACTGGCCGACATCGCCCTACGGGTGATCCCCGGGGCCGGTCTGGCCGTCGAACGGGTGGGCCGCAGCGCCCATGACGCCGCCACCCCGCAGTTCGTCAGCTCGCCGGGATACGAACACGCCTGGCTGAACCCGGACAACACCGAGGTGTCCATCGAGGACCTGCTGTCTGCGCCGGCGGTCAAGCTGCTGATCCGCAAGGCCGGTGCCACCAGCGCCGAGATGGCGGTGGAGCTGGAGAAGCACATCGGCACCGAGGGCGACATCACCTACAGCACCAACAACGGCCTCATCGAGGTGGTGCCGCTGGGCATCAGCAAGGCCACCGGTGTCGAGGAGGTGGCGGCCCCGCTGGGCATCGGCGCCGAGGGCATCATCGCGTTCGGCGACATGCCCAACGACATCCCGATGTTGCGGTGGTCCGGGCACGGGGTGGCGATGGGCAATGCGCATCCGGAGGCGGTGGCCGCCGCCGATGAGGTGACCGCGCGCAACTCCGAGGACGGCCTGGCCCTGGTGCTCGAACGCTTCTGGAGCTGA
- a CDS encoding N-acetylmuramoyl-L-alanine amidase, whose product MPRRRPAPLLLLTAIAASVVLVPWAIDGVPPGADVPQAADTKLVEQPLAGLGGGETVRELSQATPFSMVALTGDDLTGTEVKVRAKHGDGRWGPWYDAEELQTEPGDVGPGGTDPVFVGLTNTVQVSVTRPPGAPVTTAPPADTSGELGYRPASTERSLAQNMSAILITPPQAPVDLQFTPPTGVLAPGQPPSVISRAQWGADESMKCGGPRYDKGVRAAVVHHTAGSNDYAPQDSAAIVRAAYAYHTRTLGWCDIAYNALVDKYGQVFEGRAGGLDRPVEGGHTGGFNTDTWGVAMIGDFQVTPPTDIQLRTTGRLLGWRLGLDHVDPKGFVKLTSAGGQYTHFPRGTTPTLPTIFTHRDVGNTECPGDAAYAAMDLIRDIASRFNEPVGPITLEDRLRGGAIHTKWKRMGGETSPLGAPRGPEATATGNTRYVAFTRGAIYWSPESGAQPIGGAIYDAWAALGYERGLLGLPTSGEIQEPQWIKQNFQHGTLNFDRETGLVTRVVDGVAQELPPLGPDGPPIQLERFTPISLD is encoded by the coding sequence GTGCCGCGTCGTCGTCCTGCACCACTTCTGCTCCTGACCGCCATTGCGGCGTCGGTGGTACTGGTCCCGTGGGCCATCGATGGCGTCCCCCCGGGCGCCGACGTACCGCAGGCCGCCGACACCAAACTGGTCGAACAGCCGCTGGCCGGGCTCGGCGGCGGGGAGACCGTCCGCGAGCTCAGCCAGGCCACCCCGTTCTCGATGGTGGCGCTGACCGGCGACGACCTGACCGGCACCGAGGTGAAAGTCCGCGCCAAGCACGGAGACGGCCGCTGGGGGCCGTGGTACGACGCCGAAGAACTGCAGACCGAACCCGGTGACGTCGGCCCGGGCGGCACCGACCCCGTCTTCGTCGGACTCACCAACACCGTGCAGGTCTCGGTGACCCGCCCACCGGGGGCGCCCGTCACCACCGCCCCACCCGCCGACACCAGCGGTGAGCTGGGTTACCGCCCCGCGAGCACCGAGCGCAGCCTGGCCCAGAACATGTCGGCCATCCTCATCACACCGCCGCAGGCGCCCGTCGACCTGCAGTTCACCCCGCCCACCGGGGTGCTGGCACCCGGCCAGCCGCCCAGCGTCATCAGCCGGGCCCAGTGGGGCGCCGACGAGTCGATGAAGTGCGGCGGTCCGCGCTACGACAAGGGTGTCCGCGCGGCCGTGGTGCACCACACCGCGGGTTCCAACGACTATGCGCCGCAGGATTCGGCCGCCATCGTGCGGGCCGCGTACGCCTATCACACCCGCACCCTGGGCTGGTGCGACATCGCCTACAACGCCCTGGTGGACAAGTACGGGCAGGTGTTCGAGGGCCGGGCGGGCGGCTTGGACCGGCCCGTCGAGGGCGGTCACACCGGCGGCTTCAACACCGACACCTGGGGGGTGGCCATGATCGGCGACTTCCAGGTGACCCCGCCCACCGACATCCAGCTGCGCACCACCGGCCGGCTGCTGGGGTGGCGGCTGGGCCTGGACCACGTGGACCCCAAGGGCTTCGTGAAGCTGACCTCGGCCGGCGGCCAGTACACCCACTTCCCCCGCGGAACCACGCCCACGCTGCCCACCATCTTCACCCACCGCGACGTCGGCAACACCGAATGCCCCGGCGATGCGGCGTACGCGGCCATGGACCTGATCCGCGACATCGCCTCCCGGTTCAACGAGCCCGTCGGGCCGATCACCCTGGAGGACCGACTGCGCGGCGGCGCCATCCACACCAAATGGAAGCGGATGGGCGGCGAGACCAGCCCGCTGGGCGCACCCCGCGGCCCCGAGGCCACCGCGACCGGCAATACCCGGTACGTCGCCTTCACCCGCGGCGCCATCTACTGGTCACCTGAGAGCGGAGCTCAGCCCATCGGCGGTGCGATCTACGACGCCTGGGCGGCGCTGGGCTACGAGCGCGGCCTGCTCGGGTTGCCCACCAGCGGCGAGATCCAGGAGCCGCAGTGGATCAAGCAGAACTTCCAGCACGGCACGCTGAACTTCGACCGGGAGACCGGTCTGGTAACCCGGGTGGTTGACGGCGTGGCACAGGAACTCCCGCCGCTGGGTCCCGACGGCCCGCCGATCCAGCTGGAGCGGTTCACCCCGATCTCGCTGGACTGA